Proteins encoded within one genomic window of Rossellomorea vietnamensis:
- the trmFO gene encoding FADH(2)-oxidizing methylenetetrahydrofolate--tRNA-(uracil(54)-C(5))-methyltransferase TrmFO: protein MSVNVIGAGLAGSEAAWQIAKRGIKVNLFEMRPIIQTPAHHTDKFAELVCSNSLRANTLTNAVGVLKEEMRRLDSVIMSAADACSVPAGGALAVDRHEFAALVTEKVKNHPNVTVFNEEVTDLPEGITIVATGPLTSEGLSNQIKRLTGEEHLYFYDAAAPIIEKDSIDMDKVYLKSRYDKGEAAYLNCPMTESEFNRFYEALISAETVPLKEFEKEVFFEGCMPIEVMAARGKKTMLFGPLKPVGLEDPKTGKRPYAVVQLRQDDAAGTLYNIVGFQTHLKWGPQKEVLQLIPGLENADIVRYGVMHRNTFINSPNVLKDTYQLKNHENLFFAGQMTGVEGYVESAASGLIAGINAARLAAREEPVVFPYETAMGSMARYITTANKHNFQPMNANFGLFPELPKKVKGKKERNEQHASRALETIQNFVKKV from the coding sequence ATGTCAGTAAATGTTATTGGAGCAGGGTTAGCAGGAAGTGAAGCGGCTTGGCAAATTGCGAAAAGGGGAATAAAGGTGAACCTTTTCGAAATGAGACCCATCATCCAAACTCCTGCCCACCATACAGATAAATTTGCAGAACTGGTGTGCAGTAATTCCCTTAGAGCGAATACACTTACGAATGCCGTCGGTGTATTAAAAGAAGAAATGAGACGATTGGATTCGGTCATCATGTCAGCAGCAGATGCCTGCTCTGTACCGGCTGGAGGCGCACTCGCCGTCGATCGTCATGAATTTGCAGCACTTGTCACAGAAAAAGTGAAGAATCACCCGAATGTTACCGTGTTTAATGAGGAAGTAACGGATCTACCCGAGGGGATCACCATTGTTGCTACCGGGCCCCTGACGAGTGAAGGTCTTTCAAATCAAATCAAACGACTGACAGGGGAAGAACATTTATACTTCTATGACGCGGCTGCCCCGATCATAGAGAAGGATTCCATCGATATGGACAAAGTATATTTAAAGTCACGGTATGACAAAGGGGAAGCTGCGTACTTGAATTGCCCCATGACCGAGAGTGAGTTCAATCGATTCTATGAAGCCCTTATCTCCGCAGAGACGGTTCCGTTGAAAGAATTTGAGAAGGAAGTGTTCTTTGAAGGATGCATGCCCATCGAGGTAATGGCTGCCCGCGGGAAGAAGACGATGTTATTCGGCCCCCTTAAGCCGGTCGGACTTGAAGATCCTAAAACAGGTAAACGTCCATATGCCGTAGTACAATTAAGACAGGATGATGCCGCGGGGACCCTATATAATATTGTCGGGTTCCAAACCCATTTAAAGTGGGGACCCCAGAAAGAGGTTCTTCAATTGATCCCTGGGCTGGAGAATGCCGATATTGTACGGTACGGCGTCATGCACAGGAATACCTTCATCAATTCTCCCAATGTACTGAAGGATACGTATCAGTTGAAGAATCATGAGAACCTGTTTTTCGCCGGGCAAATGACAGGTGTGGAAGGATATGTGGAATCTGCTGCCAGCGGATTGATTGCAGGTATCAATGCTGCCAGACTCGCAGCTCGAGAAGAACCCGTCGTGTTTCCGTACGAAACGGCCATGGGAAGTATGGCAAGATATATCACTACAGCGAATAAACATAACTTTCAGCCGATGAATGCCAATTTCGGTCTTTTCCCGGAATTACCAAAAAAGGTAAAAGGGAAGAAAGAACGGAATGAGCAGCATGCAAGCAGGGCCTTGGAAACAATTCAGAACTTTGTGAAAAAAGTGTAA
- the topA gene encoding type I DNA topoisomerase, whose translation MADYLVIVESPAKAKTIERYLGKKYKVRASMGHVRDLPKSQMGVDVENEFEPKYITIRGKGPVLKELKTAAKKVKRIFLAADPDREGEAIAWHLAHSLDMDTTSECRVVFNEITKDAIKESFKHPRAINMDLVDAQQARRILDRLVGYNISPLLWKKVKKGLSAGRVQSVAVRLIIDRENEIKAFTPEEYWSIEAEFTKGNDTFQASFYGIDGKKVELKNEEEVKAVLGKVKGKSFEVNKVTKKERKRNPAPPFTTSSLQQEAARKLNFRAKKTMMLAQQLYEGIEMGKQGTVGFITYMRTDSTRISEVAQKEANDYIVNKYGEDFIKQSERKEKKQQKAQDAHEAVRPTSTLRDPSSVKQFLSRDQYRLYKLIWERFVASEMAPAIMDTMSVDLVNGSVMFRASGSKVKFPGFMKVYVEGSDDQKEEKDNFLPALEEKDKVKSENIDPNQHFTQPPPRYTEARLVKTLEELGIGRPSTYAPTLDTIQRRGYVTLDNKRFIPTELGEIVLELVREFFPDIIDVEFTANMERSLDDIEDGNVKWERIIDRFYQDFEKHLEKAENEMEKIEIRDEPAGEDCEECGHAMVFKMGRYGKFMACSNFPDCRNTKPIVKEIGVKCPKCEKGNIIERKSKKKRIFYGCDQYPECDFLSWDKPIERKCPKCSELLVEKKLKKGNQIQCTNCDYKEEPQK comes from the coding sequence ATGGCAGATTATTTAGTAATAGTGGAATCGCCGGCTAAGGCGAAAACGATTGAACGTTATTTAGGTAAAAAATATAAGGTCAGGGCATCAATGGGACACGTCAGGGACTTGCCAAAAAGTCAGATGGGCGTCGACGTCGAAAATGAATTCGAACCAAAGTATATCACCATACGCGGTAAAGGACCCGTATTAAAAGAATTAAAAACCGCTGCGAAAAAAGTGAAAAGAATCTTTCTGGCTGCTGACCCCGACAGAGAAGGGGAGGCAATTGCCTGGCACTTGGCGCATAGCCTTGATATGGATACCACATCAGAATGCCGGGTCGTATTCAACGAAATCACGAAGGATGCAATCAAAGAATCATTCAAGCACCCCCGTGCAATCAATATGGACCTGGTGGATGCCCAGCAGGCACGAAGGATCCTGGACCGGCTGGTTGGTTACAACATCAGCCCATTATTATGGAAAAAGGTTAAAAAGGGGCTAAGTGCAGGTCGGGTCCAATCCGTTGCGGTCCGGTTGATCATTGACAGGGAAAATGAAATCAAAGCCTTCACCCCGGAAGAGTATTGGTCCATCGAAGCAGAATTCACAAAAGGCAACGATACATTCCAGGCATCATTTTATGGCATTGACGGTAAAAAGGTGGAATTGAAAAACGAAGAAGAAGTAAAAGCTGTCCTCGGTAAGGTGAAAGGGAAGTCTTTCGAAGTGAATAAAGTCACAAAGAAGGAAAGAAAGAGAAATCCTGCACCACCGTTTACCACTTCATCCCTTCAACAGGAGGCAGCCCGTAAATTGAATTTCCGGGCAAAGAAGACGATGATGCTTGCACAGCAATTATACGAAGGAATCGAAATGGGGAAACAAGGAACCGTCGGATTTATCACATACATGAGAACGGACTCCACCCGGATTTCTGAAGTAGCTCAGAAAGAAGCCAATGACTATATCGTGAATAAATATGGCGAGGATTTTATCAAGCAGTCTGAGCGTAAAGAGAAAAAACAACAAAAAGCCCAGGATGCCCATGAAGCCGTTCGGCCGACCAGTACCTTGAGGGATCCGTCATCGGTTAAACAGTTCCTTTCAAGAGACCAATATCGCCTGTATAAATTGATCTGGGAACGTTTCGTAGCGAGTGAGATGGCACCTGCGATCATGGACACGATGAGTGTAGATCTCGTAAACGGCTCCGTGATGTTCAGGGCGTCTGGTTCGAAAGTGAAATTCCCCGGCTTTATGAAAGTATACGTTGAGGGATCGGATGATCAAAAAGAAGAAAAGGACAATTTCCTTCCTGCACTTGAAGAAAAAGATAAAGTGAAAAGTGAAAACATTGACCCCAATCAGCATTTCACACAGCCGCCGCCAAGATACACAGAGGCAAGACTCGTGAAAACATTGGAAGAACTCGGTATCGGCAGACCGTCCACATATGCTCCGACCCTTGATACGATTCAAAGACGAGGATACGTTACTCTGGATAACAAGCGGTTTATCCCGACGGAGCTTGGAGAAATCGTGTTAGAGTTAGTAAGGGAATTCTTCCCTGATATCATCGATGTCGAGTTCACGGCTAACATGGAACGGAGCCTGGATGACATCGAGGATGGCAATGTGAAGTGGGAAAGAATCATTGACCGCTTTTATCAAGATTTTGAAAAACATCTGGAAAAAGCGGAAAATGAAATGGAGAAAATTGAAATTCGTGACGAACCTGCCGGGGAAGACTGTGAAGAATGCGGTCACGCAATGGTATTTAAAATGGGACGATACGGTAAATTCATGGCCTGCAGCAATTTTCCCGATTGTCGTAATACCAAGCCGATCGTGAAAGAAATCGGTGTGAAATGTCCTAAATGTGAAAAAGGGAATATCATCGAGCGTAAAAGCAAGAAGAAGCGTATTTTCTACGGGTGTGACCAGTATCCTGAATGTGATTTCTTATCATGGGATAAACCGATTGAACGGAAATGTCCAAAATGTTCAGAGCTGCTCGTGGAGAAGAAGCTTAAAAAGGGAAATCAAATTCAATGTACGAATTGTGATTATAAAGAAGAACCTCAGAAATAG
- the dprA gene encoding DNA-processing protein DprA has protein sequence MKGNRHLIFHIHHCRGIGLKGIRRLVQTHQDLHSVLRLPMSKLQQITHATTTNLETFYKDLHSFPSKRYIELYAENQIEWITVFDEDYPALLKNVYDPPFLLFLKGDRKLLHASPKLAVIGSRNATSYTEKVLHTMIPQLVKREVVIVSGLAKGADTIAHKEAIVSGGRTIGVLGGGFQQIYPKQNVDLANHMMDHHLLISEYPPYIKPERWHFPFRNRIISGLSDAVLVTEATKKSGTFITADYALNEGREVLCLPGSIHDPLAEGTNTLIQEGAKMVLSIEDIFSELRV, from the coding sequence ATGAAAGGAAACCGTCACCTTATCTTTCATATTCATCACTGCCGGGGAATCGGCTTGAAAGGAATCAGACGATTGGTTCAAACTCACCAGGATCTTCACTCTGTCCTTCGACTCCCTATGTCAAAGCTCCAACAAATAACCCATGCAACTACTACGAATCTAGAAACCTTCTATAAAGACCTCCATTCCTTTCCTTCAAAACGCTATATCGAGCTCTATGCCGAGAACCAGATAGAGTGGATCACCGTGTTTGATGAAGATTATCCCGCCTTGTTGAAAAATGTGTATGATCCGCCATTTCTACTCTTTTTAAAAGGGGACAGGAAACTTCTCCACGCTTCTCCAAAGTTGGCTGTCATAGGCTCCAGAAACGCCACTTCCTACACAGAAAAAGTACTTCACACCATGATTCCACAACTGGTTAAACGTGAAGTTGTGATCGTAAGCGGGCTGGCTAAAGGGGCTGACACAATCGCTCATAAAGAAGCGATTGTGTCAGGTGGCAGAACGATCGGTGTGCTCGGAGGAGGGTTCCAGCAAATTTATCCTAAGCAAAATGTTGATTTGGCCAATCATATGATGGACCATCACCTCCTCATTTCTGAGTATCCCCCATATATCAAACCTGAAAGATGGCATTTTCCATTTAGAAATCGGATCATCAGTGGTCTCAGTGATGCGGTACTTGTCACCGAAGCCACAAAAAAGAGCGGTACGTTTATCACGGCGGATTATGCATTGAATGAAGGGCGGGAAGTCCTGTGTTTACCAGGGTCCATACACGATCCGTTGGCAGAAGGGACAAACACCCTGATACAAGAAGGTGCCAAAATGGTTTTGTCAATAGAAGACATATTCTCAGAACTCAGGGTATAA
- the sucD gene encoding succinate--CoA ligase subunit alpha produces MSVFINKDTKVVVQGITGSTALFHTKQMLEYGTQIVAGVTPGKGGTEVEGVPVFNTVEEAKKATGVNASVIYVPAPFAADAIMEAVDAELDLAICITEHIPVLDMVKVKRYMEGKKTRLVGPNCPGVITPDECKIGIMPGYIHTKGHVGVVSRSGTLTYEAVHQLSQAGIGQSTAVGIGGDPVNGTDFIDVLKAFNEDEDTYAVIMIGEIGGTAEEEAAEWIKANMTKPVVGFIGGRTAPPGKRMGHAGAIISGGKGTADEKIRVMNECGIQVAPTPSDMGETLITVLKEEGILDKCKTH; encoded by the coding sequence ATGAGCGTATTTATTAATAAAGATACCAAGGTTGTTGTACAAGGAATTACAGGATCAACAGCTCTTTTCCATACAAAGCAAATGCTTGAATACGGTACACAGATCGTGGCAGGTGTAACACCTGGAAAAGGCGGAACAGAGGTTGAAGGCGTACCTGTTTTCAATACTGTTGAAGAAGCGAAGAAAGCAACTGGCGTAAATGCTTCCGTTATCTATGTTCCTGCTCCATTTGCAGCAGATGCAATCATGGAAGCGGTAGATGCCGAGCTTGATTTGGCCATTTGTATCACAGAGCATATCCCTGTATTGGATATGGTGAAGGTTAAGCGTTATATGGAAGGTAAGAAAACACGCCTGGTCGGGCCTAACTGTCCTGGAGTCATCACTCCTGACGAGTGTAAGATCGGGATCATGCCTGGCTACATCCATACAAAAGGTCACGTTGGGGTTGTTTCCCGTTCCGGTACACTGACGTATGAAGCCGTTCACCAACTTTCACAAGCTGGAATCGGACAGTCTACGGCAGTAGGTATCGGTGGAGATCCTGTAAACGGTACAGATTTCATCGACGTATTGAAAGCATTCAATGAAGATGAGGATACGTATGCCGTGATCATGATCGGTGAAATCGGAGGTACTGCAGAGGAAGAAGCAGCTGAGTGGATCAAGGCTAATATGACAAAGCCGGTAGTAGGCTTCATCGGTGGACGTACAGCTCCTCCAGGGAAACGTATGGGTCATGCCGGTGCGATTATTTCTGGTGGTAAAGGGACGGCAGATGAGAAAATCCGCGTCATGAACGAATGTGGAATTCAAGTTGCACCGACTCCATCAGATATGGGTGAAACATTGATCACGGTTCTTAAAGAAGAAGGAATCCTCGATAAATGTAAAACGCATTAA
- the sucC gene encoding ADP-forming succinate--CoA ligase subunit beta, whose amino-acid sequence MNIHEYQGKEILRNYGVSVPNGKVAFTAEEAVEAAKTLDSSVYVVKAQIHAGGRGKAGGVKIAKSLDEVRTYAEELIGKTLVTHQTGPEGKEVKRLLIEEGCDIKKEYYVGLVLDRATSQVVLMASEEGGTEIEEVAEQTPEKIFKEYIDPVVGLTGFQARRIAFNINIPQKLVGKAAKFMMGLYNVYIQKDASIVEINPLVVTGDGDVMALDAKFNFDSNALYRQKDVIELRDLEEEDAKEIEASKYDLSYISLDGNIGCMVNGAGLAMATMDIVKHYGGDPANFLDVGGGATAEKVTEAFKIILSDENVKGIFVNIFGGIMKCDVIATGVVEAAKQIGLQVPLVVRLEGTNVDLGKEILNESGLNIIAAESMADGAQKIVEQVG is encoded by the coding sequence ATGAATATCCATGAATATCAAGGTAAAGAAATCCTCAGAAATTACGGGGTGTCCGTACCAAATGGTAAAGTGGCTTTTACAGCTGAAGAGGCAGTAGAAGCGGCGAAAACGTTAGATTCTAGCGTATATGTTGTAAAGGCGCAAATCCACGCGGGTGGACGAGGCAAGGCAGGCGGAGTCAAAATTGCCAAGAGCCTTGACGAAGTGCGTACATATGCAGAGGAATTAATCGGAAAAACTTTAGTTACTCACCAAACGGGTCCTGAAGGTAAGGAAGTAAAGCGCTTACTTATCGAAGAAGGCTGTGATATCAAGAAAGAGTATTATGTAGGTCTTGTACTCGACCGTGCAACTTCGCAGGTTGTCCTGATGGCATCTGAAGAAGGCGGAACGGAAATCGAGGAAGTAGCAGAACAAACACCTGAAAAAATCTTTAAAGAGTACATCGATCCAGTTGTTGGATTAACAGGTTTCCAAGCGAGACGTATTGCATTCAATATCAATATCCCACAAAAACTTGTTGGTAAAGCAGCGAAGTTCATGATGGGTCTTTACAATGTGTACATCCAAAAAGATGCTTCCATTGTTGAAATCAACCCATTAGTTGTGACAGGTGACGGAGACGTTATGGCACTTGATGCAAAGTTCAACTTCGATTCAAATGCATTATACCGGCAAAAAGATGTCATTGAATTACGCGATCTTGAAGAAGAAGATGCAAAAGAAATCGAAGCTTCCAAATACGACCTGAGCTATATTTCCCTTGATGGTAATATCGGCTGTATGGTAAATGGTGCTGGTCTTGCCATGGCCACGATGGACATCGTGAAACATTATGGCGGAGATCCCGCTAACTTCCTTGATGTTGGGGGCGGTGCCACGGCAGAAAAGGTAACAGAAGCATTCAAAATCATCCTTTCTGATGAGAATGTAAAAGGTATTTTCGTCAATATCTTCGGTGGAATCATGAAGTGTGACGTCATTGCAACAGGTGTAGTTGAAGCAGCTAAGCAGATCGGTCTTCAAGTACCACTTGTGGTTCGTCTTGAAGGGACGAATGTTGACTTAGGAAAAGAAATCCTTAATGAATCAGGATTGAATATTATTGCAGCTGAATCCATGGCAGACGGCGCACAAAAAATCGTTGAGCAAGTAGGCTGA
- a CDS encoding EscU/YscU/HrcU family type III secretion system export apparatus switch protein — protein sequence MKSRHERKEAIALGYDQQDGSAPKVVAKGKGMIAENILLKAGEHGVPVQEDKSLLSLLGNLDIGESIPEELYGAVAEVFAFIYRLDRDISKKE from the coding sequence ATGAAAAGCCGGCACGAGAGGAAAGAAGCAATCGCTCTGGGGTATGATCAGCAGGACGGATCAGCGCCGAAAGTCGTGGCAAAAGGAAAAGGGATGATCGCTGAAAACATCCTGTTAAAAGCGGGTGAGCATGGAGTACCTGTTCAAGAGGATAAGAGCCTGTTATCCCTGCTCGGCAACCTGGATATCGGTGAATCCATCCCGGAGGAGCTGTACGGGGCCGTGGCGGAAGTGTTTGCTTTTATCTACCGTTTGGATAGAGACATATCCAAGAAAGAATAA
- a CDS encoding ribonuclease HII codes for MTKVHRTISEIKQLIGTLTESDPILEELKQDERKGVQKLLLQLERERKKQAKEKKEFQDLTVYEQELRVQGFTRIAGIDEVGRGPLAGPVVTAAVILPPDFYLAGLNDSKKLSEGKREEYYDYIRHHAISIGVGMVHAEEIDAINIYQATKKAMNEAIVRLPVQPDYLLIDAMKIVSPYPSQSIIKGDSKSISIAAASIIAKVTRDRMMKEYAEAYPGYGFEKNAGYGTKDHLNGLEQLGVTPLHRKSFAPVKDLLQTKG; via the coding sequence GTGACGAAAGTACATAGAACGATCAGTGAAATCAAACAATTGATCGGGACACTGACAGAGTCTGATCCGATTTTGGAAGAATTGAAACAGGACGAGAGAAAAGGTGTTCAGAAACTTCTGCTTCAGCTCGAAAGGGAACGAAAGAAACAGGCTAAGGAGAAAAAGGAGTTTCAAGACCTCACAGTATATGAGCAGGAGCTGCGTGTTCAAGGGTTTACCCGTATCGCAGGGATAGACGAAGTGGGAAGGGGGCCGCTTGCAGGGCCTGTCGTAACCGCAGCCGTCATCCTCCCCCCAGACTTCTACCTGGCAGGATTGAATGACAGCAAGAAACTTTCAGAAGGAAAAAGAGAAGAGTATTATGATTATATCCGACATCATGCCATTTCAATAGGAGTTGGGATGGTCCACGCTGAGGAAATCGATGCCATCAATATTTATCAAGCGACGAAAAAAGCGATGAATGAAGCAATCGTCCGACTGCCGGTTCAGCCTGATTACTTATTGATCGACGCAATGAAAATTGTATCGCCATACCCCAGTCAATCGATTATTAAAGGGGATTCGAAAAGCATATCCATTGCTGCAGCTTCCATTATCGCAAAGGTTACGAGAGACAGGATGATGAAGGAATATGCTGAAGCATATCCCGGTTATGGTTTCGAGAAAAATGCAGGATATGGAACAAAAGACCACCTAAATGGTCTTGAGCAATTAGGAGTGACCCCACTTCACCGGAAAAGCTTCGCACCGGTAAAAGATCTTCTGCAGACAAAGGGATAA
- the ylqF gene encoding ribosome biogenesis GTPase YlqF yields MTIQWFPGHMAKARRQVTEKLKLVDIVIELVDARIPLSSRNPMIEEIIGQKPRLVLLNKADMADTNRTNQWIAYFKEQGITALAVNAQAGKGLQVIVQAAKEILKDKFDRMKSRGMRPRAIRAMIVGIPNVGKSTLINRLAKKNIAKTGNTPGVTKAQQWIKVGKELELLDTPGILWPKFEDPKVGYKLALTGAIKDTILNLQDIAVYGLRFLAEHYPERLEERYGLEEISEEVVDSFDKIGAKRGCLMAGGEVNYDKTSEIIVRDIRNVQLGPMTFDFIGEAEKDSE; encoded by the coding sequence ATGACGATACAATGGTTTCCAGGGCATATGGCTAAAGCTCGTAGACAGGTTACTGAGAAATTAAAACTTGTAGACATAGTGATTGAATTAGTAGATGCAAGAATACCGTTATCATCGAGAAATCCGATGATTGAAGAAATCATCGGTCAGAAGCCGAGACTCGTCTTATTAAATAAGGCAGACATGGCAGACACAAACAGGACCAATCAGTGGATTGCCTACTTTAAAGAGCAGGGAATCACCGCACTTGCGGTCAATGCACAGGCCGGTAAAGGTCTTCAAGTCATCGTGCAGGCTGCTAAAGAGATCCTGAAAGATAAATTCGATCGCATGAAGTCGAGGGGAATGAGACCCCGGGCCATCAGGGCGATGATCGTGGGGATTCCAAACGTAGGGAAATCCACCTTGATCAACAGGCTGGCGAAGAAGAATATCGCCAAAACAGGAAATACACCTGGTGTGACGAAAGCCCAGCAATGGATCAAAGTCGGTAAAGAGCTTGAACTGCTTGATACCCCGGGTATTCTGTGGCCGAAGTTCGAAGATCCCAAGGTAGGTTATAAACTGGCCCTGACGGGAGCAATCAAAGATACCATCCTGAATTTACAGGACATTGCCGTATATGGCCTTCGTTTTCTTGCAGAGCATTATCCAGAGCGATTAGAGGAGCGTTACGGCCTCGAAGAGATATCTGAAGAGGTAGTGGATAGCTTTGATAAGATCGGGGCTAAAAGAGGCTGTCTGATGGCTGGTGGAGAAGTCAATTATGACAAGACTTCTGAAATCATCGTCAGGGATATACGGAATGTTCAGTTAGGACCCATGACATTTGATTTTATTGGTGAAGCAGAAAAAGATAGTGAATAG
- the lepB gene encoding signal peptidase I — MVKEKNEWWEWMKALLIAVGLAAIIRFFLFAPIVVDGLSMMPTLHNGDRMIVSKLGEPERFDIVVFHAPEQKDYIKRVIGLPGDKVEYKNDTLYINGKAYTEPYLKEYKDQLDGGVLTEDFSLKDITGEETVPDGEIFVMGDNRRFSKDSRHIGTVSTDEVIGDTKVIYWPVKDFGLVK; from the coding sequence GTGGTTAAAGAAAAAAACGAGTGGTGGGAATGGATGAAGGCCCTGTTAATCGCAGTTGGATTAGCGGCTATCATCAGATTCTTTTTATTTGCCCCCATCGTAGTTGACGGATTATCAATGATGCCTACTTTACATAATGGTGACCGAATGATTGTAAGTAAACTGGGGGAGCCTGAGCGGTTCGATATCGTCGTTTTTCATGCCCCTGAGCAAAAGGATTATATCAAACGGGTCATCGGCCTGCCCGGGGATAAGGTAGAGTATAAAAATGATACATTATATATAAATGGAAAAGCCTATACTGAACCATATCTCAAGGAATACAAAGATCAATTGGATGGCGGTGTCTTAACCGAGGATTTCTCATTAAAGGATATAACCGGTGAAGAAACTGTACCGGATGGAGAAATTTTTGTTATGGGGGATAACCGTCGATTCAGTAAAGATAGCCGTCATATCGGGACGGTCTCGACCGATGAGGTAATCGGGGACACGAAAGTGATCTATTGGCCTGTTAAAGATTTCGGTTTGGTGAAATAA
- the rplS gene encoding 50S ribosomal protein L19: MHKLIEDITKEQLRSDLPSFRPGDTVRVHVNIVEGTRERIQVYEGVVIKRRGGGISETFTVRKISYGVGVERTFPVHTPKIAKLEVIRRGKVRRAKLYYLRNLRGKAARIKEIR; the protein is encoded by the coding sequence ATGCACAAATTAATCGAAGATATTACGAAAGAACAACTTCGCTCTGATCTACCATCTTTCCGTCCTGGTGATACAGTACGTGTACACGTTAACATCGTTGAGGGTACTCGTGAACGTATTCAGGTGTACGAAGGAGTAGTAATCAAACGCCGTGGTGGCGGTATCAGCGAAACATTTACTGTTCGTAAAATTTCTTACGGTGTAGGTGTTGAGCGTACTTTCCCAGTACACACACCTAAAATCGCTAAATTAGAAGTTATTCGTCGCGGTAAAGTCCGTCGTGCGAAACTTTATTACCTACGTAATCTACGTGGTAAAGCGGCTCGTATTAAAGAAATTCGATAA
- the trmD gene encoding tRNA (guanosine(37)-N1)-methyltransferase TrmD gives MRIDVLSLFPGMFEGIFGDSILKKATEKAAVTYNVINFREYADNKHNQVDDYPYGGGAGMVLKPQPIFDAVDALKKEEGSTPRVILMCPQGERYTQQKAEELSKEDHLVFICGHYEGYDERIREHVVTDEISIGDYVLTGGELGAMVVIDSVVRLLPGVLGNEDSPILDSFSSGLLEHPHYTRPSDFRGMKVPGELISGNHRLIDEWREKESLRRTYERRPDLLESYPLTDRQKAWIEEWRNSK, from the coding sequence ATGAGAATTGACGTCCTTTCTTTATTCCCTGGTATGTTCGAAGGGATCTTCGGTGATTCCATCTTAAAAAAGGCCACTGAGAAAGCAGCCGTTACGTATAATGTGATTAACTTCCGTGAGTACGCTGATAACAAACATAATCAGGTGGATGATTACCCTTACGGCGGGGGGGCTGGAATGGTGTTGAAGCCTCAGCCCATATTCGATGCAGTCGATGCCTTGAAAAAAGAAGAGGGATCTACGCCGCGGGTCATCCTTATGTGCCCCCAGGGAGAACGATATACCCAGCAAAAGGCTGAGGAGCTGTCGAAAGAAGATCACCTCGTGTTTATTTGCGGTCATTATGAAGGCTATGATGAACGAATCAGAGAGCACGTGGTAACCGACGAAATCTCCATTGGTGACTATGTGTTGACCGGCGGGGAACTCGGTGCGATGGTGGTCATAGATAGTGTTGTCCGCCTGCTTCCCGGAGTTCTTGGGAATGAGGATTCCCCCATACTGGATTCGTTCTCTTCGGGTCTCTTAGAGCATCCTCATTACACGCGACCTTCCGATTTCAGAGGGATGAAGGTACCAGGAGAGCTGATTTCAGGAAACCATCGTCTGATTGATGAATGGAGAGAGAAAGAGAGCCTGAGAAGGACCTATGAGAGAAGACCGGATCTGTTAGAGAGTTATCCCCTCACAGATCGACAGAAGGCGTGGATAGAGGAATGGAGAAACTCTAAATAG
- the rimM gene encoding ribosome maturation factor RimM (Essential for efficient processing of 16S rRNA): protein MEKWFNVGKIVNTHGVKGEVKVVSTTDFPEERYQKGNTLYLFRNGQEPLGLVIKSHRNHKSFDLLTFEGYENINEVEKFKEGILKVQEDQLQELDEGEYYLHEIVGCRVVTTEGEELGTVKEILSPGANDVWVVKGERGKEYLIPYIEDIVKMVDIEDQLITIEPMEGLLS, encoded by the coding sequence ATGGAAAAGTGGTTTAATGTAGGTAAGATTGTCAACACTCATGGAGTGAAAGGGGAAGTGAAGGTCGTATCGACGACAGATTTCCCCGAAGAGCGTTATCAGAAAGGGAACACTCTCTATTTGTTCCGGAATGGCCAGGAACCCCTTGGTCTGGTGATCAAATCTCACAGAAATCATAAAAGTTTTGATTTGCTTACGTTTGAAGGGTATGAAAATATCAACGAGGTCGAGAAGTTTAAAGAAGGCATCCTGAAGGTGCAGGAAGACCAGTTACAGGAACTGGACGAAGGAGAATACTATCTCCATGAAATCGTCGGCTGTAGGGTAGTGACGACTGAAGGAGAAGAGCTGGGTACCGTCAAGGAGATTTTAAGCCCGGGTGCGAATGACGTATGGGTAGTGAAGGGTGAGCGAGGGAAAGAGTACCTGATCCCCTACATAGAGGATATCGTGAAAATGGTTGATATTGAAGATCAGCTTATTACCATTGAGCCGATGGAGGGCCTCTTGTCATGA